TTTGTAACCAGCTGTCTCTTCGCCTATGCCGCCCAATGGAACCAGAGCCGCTCCACCCGTGTTGAGATCGATAAGTATCTGTTGTGTATCCGTCCTAGTCTTTCCATCTGAACCTATCACCCAGCCTTCAGGTATCTCCTTACCGGCCCTCCCGTAAACCTCTATCTTTCCCCTCTGTGCAACTGATGTGGCGCAGTCGAGCAAGAAGGGGAATTCTTCATCAGTGGGCATTCCAAATGTCAGTGGATTGGTACCGAGCATATTTTCCACACCGAACGTCGGGGCGATGGAGGGCCGGGCGTTAGTGCCGGTTATACCGATCATGCCCTCTTCGATCGCCATGAGTGGGTAGTAACCGGCTATACCATAATGGGTCGAATTTCTGACTGCCACCATACCCATCCCGAATTTTCTGGCTTTTTCTATGGCTATTTTCATCGATCTATAAGCGATCACATGGCCCATACCATCATGACCGTCCACAACAGCCGTTGTTGGACTTTCTTTGACTATCTCAAATTCCGTAACCGGTTTCTGTATGCCTTCACGAATTCTATCTATGTAGATCGGTTTTAGCCTGCCGATTCCGTGAGAATCTATCCCTCTTTTATCGGAGGTTATGAGAACGTTAGCGCAGATTTTCGCATCTTCCTCGGGCACACCAACGCCTTTAAAGACATCTACCATGAAGTGTTCCAGCAGATCGAAATCAACCCATACAACATCTTCGTAAACACTCGACAAATCATTCCCTCCCTTTCATTTCATCACAGTGGAATTATACAATGGATCTGGCCGATAAGCCGGGCTACTACTTTGAAGGTTAGAGTTGTATTTACTGGAAATAATCGTGTAGAATTATTTATCAGAGAAGTATAGTTTCATGGGAGATGGGTGATTGCTTTGAAGGACAGAATAGGTGCCGGAATCTACATATATCCAATGCCTTTGGTAGTAGTGGGAAGTATGACAGAAGACAGGCCCAACTATACAACGGTAGCTTTCTGTGGAGTTGTTGAAGTTCAGCCTCCAATGATACAGATCACTCTTGCTAAAACACGTTTCAGCTGCAAAAATATAAGGGAATTCGAATCGTTCAGTATAAATGTTCCTTCCATGGATATGCTCAGAGGCGTCGATTTTATGGGTATCTATTCGGGTAAGACTACCGATAAGTCGGAACTTTTCAAAACCTTTTATGGGGAACTTAAGAACGCCCCCATGATCGAAGAGGCACCATTAAATATGGAATGTAAGCTTGTAGATGTCTTCGATTTTGGAGGTACACATGAGACTTTCATAGGGGAAGTTGTACAGAGCTATTGCTCGGAATTCTGCATAGTCAATGGTCTACCCGACATAAAGAAGATAAATCCCGCAACCTTCTCAGTTTACGATAATTCTTACTGGTCGTTGGGAATTCACCTCGGAAAGGCCTGGAACATCGGGATGAAATACACGCCTCCAAAGACGATCCACGACTGATCGGATTACAGAGTCTTTAACCTTCTATATAGACGACTCTTATGTCGGTTATGGGTGTCTAGTGGTTCCAAAAATACTTTTGTTGCACATTAAAAGTCTCTTGCAAACCTGATTGTTCTTAACAGGTTTAGCTGTTCGCTTGGATTTGAAGGCTACCCTGTCTCCGAACACGTATGTGACCTCTTAAATATGTATAGCTTCGGTATCACTTGTCGAGCAGAGAGTGTCGAAATAGTCATCTACCTTTGCTTTCCTCTTATAAGTTCGTAAATATACCGATATAACATCTACTAAGAGGGAACGGCTTTACCAAGTCCGCTGAACCTCGAGTTCTTTACACACAATAGCGTGCTAAACTTGGGTTATAGTAGATAACAAGGGAGGGTTTGAATGTTCACAAGAGATCAGGGAAGATACTTCATAAGCAACAGAATATGGGACGAGGAATCTGGCAATTCCCGGATATCCGATCAGCAGCTGGGAAAACCTCAACCGGCTCTTGAAAAACCTTTCATTGAAGAAGGCCTGTTACCCCTTCCAGAACCGTTTTCGGTAACTTTCAAGAAAAAAGATATTACATCGATAATATATGATAGAAGAAGTCGCAGGGTCTTCACGGATGAAGCAATGACTCCCGGAGAACTTTCGTATCTTTTGTGGGCCAGTCAGGGGATTAAGGAGATAATGGCAAACAATTACGCGACTCTGAGAACGGTACCTTCGGCCGGAGCCCGGCATCCTTTCGAAACATATCTTTATATCAATAGAGTCTCGGAAATGGAAAAGGGAATCTACCGTTACGTAGCATCGAAGCACTCGTTGAACCTATTGAAAGCGGGAAATTTCACCGATGAGATGGACGAGGCCAGTCTCAAACAACACTTCGTCGGCAATTCTGCCGTGACGTTCATCTGGTCTGTGGTTCCGTATAGAACTGAATGGAGATACAACCTTCACTCCTATAAAGTGATCCTTATTGATGCGGGTCATGTGTGCCAGAATCTTTACATCGCCTGTGAGGCTTTAGGTTTAGGAACGTGTGCAATTGGTGCTTACAATCAAGATAAGATAGACAAGCTTTTAAACCTTGACGGAGAGGACGAATTTGTGGTCTATTTAGCTCCGGTCGGCCGCTACAATGAAAGAGGGAATCAAAAGTGATCTTGAATGACTTAGAAAGAAGGTTGCTTAATCAGATATACGCGAAGGTTTCAGGGCGAGAAAAGAGGTATCTGCCCGTGGATGTCCTGGCCACCGAAAGTGGTCTTTGTCCCGAAGAGTTCAGCAAGGTTTTGGCATTTCTAAATGAAGAGGATTACGTAGAAGTAAAACCCTTCAGAATGC
This portion of the Mesotoga infera genome encodes:
- a CDS encoding Ldh family oxidoreductase, which translates into the protein MVDVFKGVGVPEEDAKICANVLITSDKRGIDSHGIGRLKPIYIDRIREGIQKPVTEFEIVKESPTTAVVDGHDGMGHVIAYRSMKIAIEKARKFGMGMVAVRNSTHYGIAGYYPLMAIEEGMIGITGTNARPSIAPTFGVENMLGTNPLTFGMPTDEEFPFLLDCATSVAQRGKIEVYGRAGKEIPEGWVIGSDGKTRTDTQQILIDLNTGGAALVPLGGIGEETAGYKGYGYATVVEILSAALQGGSFLKMLTGIGDRGEKKPIRIGHFFIAINIEVFTSLEEFKKTTGDILRELRASRKAFGQERIYTAGEKEYLAWLERKDRGAPLNDVLRKQLVQLRNELKLDNYKFVWE
- a CDS encoding flavin reductase family protein gives rise to the protein MKDRIGAGIYIYPMPLVVVGSMTEDRPNYTTVAFCGVVEVQPPMIQITLAKTRFSCKNIREFESFSINVPSMDMLRGVDFMGIYSGKTTDKSELFKTFYGELKNAPMIEEAPLNMECKLVDVFDFGGTHETFIGEVVQSYCSEFCIVNGLPDIKKINPATFSVYDNSYWSLGIHLGKAWNIGMKYTPPKTIHD
- a CDS encoding SagB/ThcOx family dehydrogenase — its product is MFTRDQGRYFISNRIWDEESGNSRISDQQLGKPQPALEKPFIEEGLLPLPEPFSVTFKKKDITSIIYDRRSRRVFTDEAMTPGELSYLLWASQGIKEIMANNYATLRTVPSAGARHPFETYLYINRVSEMEKGIYRYVASKHSLNLLKAGNFTDEMDEASLKQHFVGNSAVTFIWSVVPYRTEWRYNLHSYKVILIDAGHVCQNLYIACEALGLGTCAIGAYNQDKIDKLLNLDGEDEFVVYLAPVGRYNERGNQK